The genome window AAGAATATCAACAATTAATCCTAGGACTAGTATGTTAattgaaagaaaggttttgcaTGTTTTCTGGCTTGTTTCAGCTTGGTGGTCAGGCACCTGGCATAATGCATGCGTAAATGTACAGGTCTCCTCTCTTGTTAGCTTGGAACAGACCAGTGCAAACTTGATCAATGTATGTGATGATCTATTTTTCTATTGGTAATGATACTGAATCTCAATAAAATTTAGATCGGAAAGAAATGGCTTGTTAAATTCATTTGTGTTCTGGGATTCCATTAAACATACGACGTACAATGCATGACCAGCAGTGGATGCAACACCCTTGTCTCAGGGAGACTTATGTGTGCTGCACAATTCCATACCTATGATGTAGGCATTGTCAGTAGATACAAACAACCCCGATTCCTTCAAACGGGCAGGCCCAGGCCTAATAATAGTAATTGATAAGTCAACAAAATGGCCACCGGTCTGGAATCATGTATATAGCAGGGGCAATGCTCCGATGATTGATGGTGAGACCTCCGCAATTTTGGGGCTTCCTATGATATTGATCAGTTCAAATGACGAATTTCAGTCAAATCTGATAGGCCCAGATTATGCTTAACAAATTTTAGATAACATTGTGCAAAGTACAGgagcttttcaatttcagacttCACTGCAGTATTAATGAGTAGGCCTATCGTAATTGTATGGTTACAGGCAGACATTTGCATGTTACCATCTCCTCTCACCCTATTTATACACCAGGCGCCCTTTTTTAAGAACCCGTGCCTTGGCAATGGAGCAGGAACCAGCTTGGTCCCCCCCGCAttctgtcgtctgctatttTAGTGTCCCCACGCCttccaaactcgcacagtgacgaaatCAAAATTGAaggaaatcagcgcctctagcgTCAAAGGGACACCGGCCAATCAAAACACACACCTGCTCTGACGTGTTGCAGGCATGCGACtggcctaataccattaggccacGCGTGGTGTCGctgagagtggttgagtcaatTAAATTATTCCCGTCAGTTCTACAGGTTGTGATCGCCACGCCCGGAAAATGATCCTTTATTGAAGTGTTACATTGTGTTGGTGAGTCGATTCGATATGGACTTTAGTACACACAGTAGTCTGAACGACTCTGTGCAAAATACACCGCTAATGTTGCGGACTTACAGAGATTTTTACCGGGCTACCGAGGGACATTGTCGGTCAGGTATGAATGGAAATACCAATAACCCCGTTACCTTGATTCAGAGTGGAAGTTGTTATGGCACTGGAAGCACTGGAACTGGCTCTACCAGTGTGACCGACATGTCAAACTATGAGCACGAGCCAGTTGAGTGGAGTCAGGAATTACTGGCTCAGAAACTGAGGCAGGTGGCCTTGGAAAGGGAGTTCGAAGAAAAGTGCCAAAAtggacatcttgaccaccaagtaAATGGCCACTACCCCATGGATCGGTTTCATGTAAgtgaaggacaccaagaggcAGGATCTACTGATAGGAAGGAATTATCGGGAATCGAATTCAAGAATACTTTTGCCGGCCGAAAGGATTATTTGAACCCGCGAAGTTTGGACGAGATAGAGATACGAAGTCCACGGGGTACGGTGCGTGGGTTCAAAAACCGAGTCCGGGCTGGTATAGCGACATTTGTGACATCAATCGAAGAAGAAGCAGAAAGTGCCAAACAGGTGATTATCATCAGTCTAATGTCCATGTTCAGGTACAAGTCACATTCTAGGTACAGGTCTGAACTCTGATACATTTCAAGCACCAGTCTAATACTAATAGGGCCTATACATTTCAGAAACCAGTCTAATACACGTTCCATGTACCAGATTGGCCTGCAAGTAAGTAAGACATGCTGCATAAGCCAGAGCAAATAATAGGCTGACATTTTATAAGCAAAAAATTTATATCAATTTTTGCTCCAAGGCTTAGTATAGGTACTACTTATCGTTATTGTGGTTAATAGGCCTTCTCCACCTGACAGTGAAGTGTCTAGTCGGTCCACAATTGAACCAGAGGTGTTAGCTAAGGTGCAAGTATGTTGATGCCCATCCCCCAATATCGGTGAAGTAAGGAGGAAGGGGTGGCGCCATAAAAACTagtgaatcaaaatatttttaaagtccAAAACAACCATATTGTGTGACTCATACTTCTCACTCTTGTCTTTTTTTGTTGTGTCCAATTTATTTCGTAAGGTCGCGTTTACCAAGAACTTCTAAAAGGCCTCACTAATCATACCCATTGTGAAAAAAGCTATTGTGGAAAATATGCT of Lineus longissimus chromosome 9, tnLinLong1.2, whole genome shotgun sequence contains these proteins:
- the LOC135493467 gene encoding glutaredoxin domain-containing cysteine-rich protein CG31559-like translates to MDFSTHSSLNDSVQNTPLMLRTYRDFYRATEGHCRSGMNGNTNNPVTLIQSGSCYGTGSTGTGSTSVTDMSNYEHEPVEWSQELLAQKLRQVALEREFEEKCQNGHLDHQVNGHYPMDRFHVSEGHQEAGSTDRKELSGIEFKNTFAGRKDYLNPRSLDEIEIRSPRGTVRGFKNRVRAGIATFVTSIEEEAESAKQNKYLTEEKGKIIFYSTRIQIIRETSEKCKTVRNILQTHMVRYEEKDLCLNREIQKELKERLGMEEIELPQIFVDGKLLGNGETIQCLNETGELRRIFKHFHKVRVRSSCSKCGGYRYVPCDVCHGSKKSLHRNYRLQEFRALRCISCTENGLIRCDACLDQNDL